A stretch of the Alnus glutinosa chromosome 6, dhAlnGlut1.1, whole genome shotgun sequence genome encodes the following:
- the LOC133871588 gene encoding uncharacterized protein LOC133871588 — MPNYTEWIWHGEKIRAPVPNKVPIVKSLKPTPATNNVPIPDESKTMQSMLQDVFGMHNIRANDGECQVEVQAEYVPKAIDEEIDESAKKFYSLVQDADKPLHDKTQYSKLSTIVHLYNLKCVGGLRNTIFTSLLEFINEIVPTNEPALPKSMYKTKKYLRELGLGYEKIPACRNHCMLFWKENEKLDTCTMCGASKWKDEITEEDGSSRTSKRRPVKVLRWFPLASILQRLYMSQHAASHMRWHVDGRTKDDVLKHPADGEAWRAFDTLHPNFALDPQNVRLGLASDGFNPFWNMSTSHSTWPVMLVPYNLPPWVCMKQPYFILSMIIPGLTAPGMNIDVYLKPLISKLQESWNVGVQTYDISMKKSFVMWTALMWTISDFPAYADLSGWSTRDELACPCCMHSTGSTWLTYGRKYFYMGHRQWLPANHKWRQMARTFDGKQELGVAPVIPDGGEILRQLQEFDIVHEDIGRDKRQKIVKQGHGANENVVWKKKSIFSHYPIERIIFYDTTLM, encoded by the coding sequence ATGCCTAATTACACTGAATGGATTTGGCATGGGGAGAAGATTAGGGCCCCTGTACCTAATAAAGTACCTATTGTTAAATCTCTCAAGCCGACTCCGGCTACAAATAATGTACCAATACCCGACGAGTCAAAAACGATGCAGTCCATGTTGCAAGATGTTTTTGGCATGCATAATATTCGGGCAAACGATGGTGAGTGTCAAGTGGAAGTGCAAGCCGAATATGTACCTAAAGCAATTGATGAAGAAATCGATGAGAGTGCCAAGAAATTCTACAGCTTGGTTCAGGATGCAGACAAGCCACTTCATGATAAAACACAATATAGCAAACTGTCAACTATTGTTCAtctatacaacttgaagtgtgtgGGTGGACTCAGAAATACGATTTTCACATCTTTGCTTGAGTTCATCAATGAGATAGTACCAACAAATGAGCCAGCTTTGCCTAAAAGTATgtataagacaaaaaaatatttaagagaatTGGGGCTTGGATATGAAAAGATTCCTGCTTGTCGAAAtcattgtatgttattctggaaggaaaatgagaagttaGATACATGTACAATGTGTGGAGCATCAAAGTGGAAGGACGAAATTACTGAAGAAGATGGGTCATCCCGAACATCGAAGAGACGGCCGGTGAAGGTGTTGCGGTGGTTTCCATTGGCTTCAATATTGCAAAGGTTGTACATGTCACAACATGCTGCTTCCCACATGAGGTGGCACGTTGATGGACGCACAAAAGATGATGTGCTCAAGCATCCGGCAGACGGTGAAGCTTGGAGAGCATTTGATACACTACACCCAAACTTTGCATTAGACCCACAGAATGTTAGGCTTGGTCTAGCATCAGATGGTTTTAACCCTTTTTGGAACATGAGCACAAGCCACAGTACTTGGCCTGTCATGTTGGTTCCATACAACCTACCTCCTTGGGTGTGCATGAAACAACCATATTTCATATTATCTATGATTATTCCAGGCCTAACTGCACCTGGAATGAATATAGATGTCTACCTAAAACCTTTAATATCAAAGTTACAGGAAtcgtggaatgtaggggtacagACATATGACATATCCATGAAGAAGTCATTTGTTATGTGGACAgcattgatgtggacaataagtGACTtcccagcgtatgcagatttatctggatGGAGTACTAGGGATGAAttagcatgtccttgttgtatgcATTCAACGGGGTCAACATGGTTGACATACGGGcgtaaatatttttatatgggGCATAGGCAATGGTTGCCTGCCAATCATAAGTGGCGACAGATGGCAAGAACCTTTGACGGTAAACAAGAGCTGGGTGTTGCACCTGTTATTCCAGATGGCGGTGAAATCCTACGACAATTACAGGAATTTGATATTGTTCATGAAGACATAGGAAGGGACAAACGACAAAAAATTGTGAAACAAGGTCATGGGGCAAATGAGAACGTggtatggaaaaagaaaagtattttttctCATTACCCTATTGAAAGGATAATTTTTTACGACACAACCTTGATGTGA